The sequence ATCGGCATCGGCGAGGACAACCGCAAGCGCTGGCTGCGCACCGGCAAATGCAGCTTCCTCCCCGAAGAGCGCGAGTGGCTGGACAAGCTCAAGGCCTGGGGCCTGGTGGACAGCTTCCGCCAGCTGCACCCGCAGGTGAACGACCGCTTCAGCTGGTTCGACTACCGCAGCCGCGGTTTCGAGGACGAGCCCAAGCGCGGCCTGCGCATCGACGTCATCCTCGCCTCCGAGGCGCTGCGCCCGCGCCTGGCCGCGGCCGGCATCGACTACGACATTCGCGGCATGGAGAAACCCTCCGACCACGCGCCCATCTGGCTGCAGCTGAGCTGATCAGCCTTGCGCCTGCGCCAGCCACTGGCGCAGGCCGGCCTGCAGCTCGCCGAGGGCCACCTCGACCGCCTCCACTGCCGCGTCGAACGACGCATCCCCTTCCCGCTCTTCGCAAAGCCCCTGCAGCGCCCGGCAACTCGCCTCCGCCCGCTGTGCACAGATGACCGCCGCGACGCCGGCCAGGCGATGGGCCAGCTCGCCCAGTTCGCTCCAACGAGCGCCCCACCACAGCTCGCGCAGCTGAGCGATGTCCTGCTCGTTGGCTTCCAGCAGCGTACGCACGAACTCGCAGGCCGCGTCGCTGTGCTGGGCATCCGCACCGAACAACGCCTCGAGCTCGAAGATCGCTGCTGCCGTTTGCGGCTCGTTCCCGTGGGTACCCGAGGCTTCTTCGCAACCAGCCTCGACCAACGCCTGGCGCAGCGCCTCCAGGGTCAGCGGCTTGAACAGCACGGTATCCATGCCCGCCTCCAGGCAGCGTTGGGTCTCTTCCTCCCAGGCATTGGCCGTGGCGCCGACGATCAGGCAGCGCGGGCCGCCCGAGCGCTGCTCGTGTTCGCGGATGCGTCGGCTCAGCTCGTAACCGTCGCCCCCGCTCATGCGGCAGTCGGTCAGGACTGCATCGAAATGGCCGGCACACCAGAGTTCCCAGGCCTGCTGGCCGCCGGCGGCAAGCGTCGCCCGATGGCCCAGGTGCTCCAGCTGCTGGCGGAAGACCAGTCGATTGGCTGGATGGTCGTCCACCGCGAGCACCTGCAGCGACCGTCGTGCGGGGGCCAGCCCGGCCTGTTCGGGTAGCTCTTCCGGTGCAGCGCTCAGCGCCAAGGGCAGGCGGATGCTGAAGCGCGAACCCTGTCCGAGTTCGCTGTGCAGTTCGAGGCGGCCGCCCATGAGCTCGACCAGCCGCCGGCTAATGTGCAGGCCCAGACCGGTGCCTTCCTGCTGCGCCGGCCTCTCGACCTGGGCGAAGGGACGGAACAGGCGCGCCTGATCGGCTGTGCTGATACCAATGCCGGTGTCGCTGACCTCGATCAGCAAATCGAGCCGCTCGCCCTCTTGGCGGGCCGAAGCACGCAAGGTCACGCCGCCGAGTTCGGTGAACTTGATCGCATTGTTGAGCAGGTTGAACAGCACCTGCTTGAAGCGCAGCGCATCCAGCAGCACCCAATGTTCCAGCCCCGCCCCGGCAACCAGCTCCAGGTGCAGCCCCTTCTGCTGCGCCAGGCCGAGGAACAGCGAGACGCTGCCTTCTATTTGCCGCAACAGTTGCACCGGCGACGGAGTCGAGTCGATGCGCCCGGACTCGATCCGCGCCATGTCCAGCACGTTGCCGATCAGCATCAGCAGCGTGCGCGCGGCGTCCTGGGCCACCTCCAGCGAACCGAGGTCGATTTGCCCGTCGCGGGCCTTCTCCAGGGCCAGCTCCTGCAGGCCGATGATGGCGTTCATCGGCGTGCGGATCTCGTGGCTCATGGCCGAGAGGAACTGGCTCTTGGCCGCGCTCGCGGCGTCGGCGCGCTTGCGCTCGGACTCCAGCTCACGCATCAGCCGATGGCGCTCGGTGAGGTCCACCCAACCGCCGATCACCCCCTGGACGCGGCCCCCGGCATCGCGCTGTGCCACTGCCCAGCGATAGGCGAAGAGTTCTCGCCCGACCAGGCGCAGCGGCCTATCCCCCGCCAACGGCAAACGCCCACTGGCGACCAGCTGTCGATACTCCTGCATCAGGTTCGCCGCCTCGTCTTCGGCGAACCAGCCGAGTTCGTCGATAGCGCGCCCCTGGCAGTCCTCCAGCCGACAATCGAAGAGTTCCAGCATGGCGCGGTTGCACAGGCTCAGGCGGCCTTCGTGGTCAAGGTGGTAGACCGGGTTCGGAATGGCCTCGATCAGTTCGCTGAGCAGCGTCAGTTGCCCGCTCAGGCGCCGCTCGGCGCGCCGCCGGCGGCGCACCTGGCGCAGCAGGTAGAAGCCCCACACCAGCGACAGGACGATCAGCAGGCCGGCGCCTGCGACGATGCGCAGCAGCAGCTGACGGTGCATCTGCCAGAAGCTGACCGGCGTGTTCTGGCGCGCGCCCCAGCGCTCGACGATGGCGGACAACTCCTCCGGGTCGACGGTCAGCTGGGCCTTTTCCAGAATCGAATGGAGCTCCGCCTGCCCCTTCAGCACACCGATGCTGAACGGCGTGCTCAGGTCTTCGAGAATGCCCGCCAGGCGCAGCTGCCGGTGGAACTCGCCGGCGATCATCGGGCGAATGCTGAAAAGGCTGCCAATGGCGGCATCCGCGCGGCCCTCGGCGACGTTGCGCAGCGACTCGTGCTGGTTCGTCGCTTCCACCAGCGGCACCTGCGGATAACGCTCACGCAGCATCTGGTTGAACGCGCTGCCGGCGGCACTGGACAGGCGCCGACCCGGCATGTCGGCGAGGGAATGGATGTCCTGCTCGCCAGTGGCGACGGCCAGCACCACGCTGGCGCGCAGGTAGGGCGGCAGCAGGTCTACCCCGTCGATGCCCGGTGTCACCGCCGGGGTCAGCAGCGCCTGGCCGGTGGCGAACGTCTCCGCCATCTGGTTGTAGTCGTCGACCGCGACATAGTCGAAATGCAGCCCGGAACGCTGCCCCAGCAGGTCCAGGTAGTCGCGCAGGATGCCACCGACATGCCCGTCTGCATCGACCTGGGCCAGCACGCCGGTGAAGCGGTTGACCACCACCGGCACCCGCGGGTGGGCGTCCAGCCACTGCCGTTCGCGTGGCGTCAGGCCGACCTGCAGGCCCTCCAGGCGCAGCCGTTCGCCGGCGCTCCAGCGGCGCAGGATTTCCTCGCGGCGCAAGGTGCCGACACGGGACAGGCCGTGATCGAGAAGGTCGCGCAGGCGCTCGTCGCCCTCGCGCACCAGGAAGCCGAAGCCGCTGCTCTCGACCGGAGCGAAGTTGGCGATGCGCAGGTCGAACAGGTAGTTCATGTTGATCAGGTAATGCACCGACAGAGCGTCGTCGAGCACACCGTCGACGCTGCCCAGGCTGAGCGCATCGAGCGCACCCAGGGTGCTGTCGAAAACCTGCACCTGGCTGTCGGGATAGGCCGCGCGCACCTGCGCCGCGCTGAGGTAGCCGGCGACCACCGCCAGCCTGCCGCCTGGTCTTGCGGCCAGCCCTGGGCGCGCCTCGTCGCCCACCAGCACGGGCGGGTCGGTGACATAGCTGCGGCTGCGCAGCAGGCCATTGGCCGTCGCTTCGGCCTGGCTGCCGCCGGCGACCAGGTCTGCCTCGCCGCGGCGCAGGGCGTCCAGCGCGGCCTGGCGGTTCGGATAGCTCCGCACGTGTACGCGCTCGCCCAGCAGCAGCGCCAGGTAGTCGGCGCTGACGCCCTCGAAGCGGTCGCCATTGATCATCTGCAACGGCGCCCGCTCGGCCGGCGCGACCGCCACGTGCAACGGGCCGCGGCGCTGCAGCCAGTCACGCTCCGACGTGGTCATCCAGCCATCGGCGAGAGGCGGGCTGTACCCGTTCAGGGTCAGTTCCTGGGCCGCGCTCGGTTGCAGCAGCGAGCAGAGCAGCACGGCGGAGAAAAGGCAGAGTCTGCGTATCAAGTCCATGGCGCCTCGATGGGTCGGCGGCCGCCGCACCGCTCTACGACGGCCTTGGCGGTGGGGGCAGGACTCTACCGGGGTTGCCGGCAAACCACTATAGGAAAACCTCTCTTTGACCGGCAAAAGGCCCATTCCAGAGCCATCGTGCGACAAACCGTCACCGTTCTGAAACCTTTTCCACCTAGGCTGCGAGCCTGCCATTCGCCCTTCGGAACGCCCCTCACCATGTCGCCCTCTTCGCCGCGCCGCGATGCCGACGCCTGGCCGATTACCCTCGCCTGGCTGATCATCGCCTTCGTCTGCTATGCCCTGCCCCAGCACGTCCTGGCGGCGCTGCCACCGTCCGCCAACGGCGAGCCGGTGCTGCGCATCCAGGGCTCCAACACCATCGGCGCGCACCTGCTGCCGGAGCTGGTCAAGGGCCTGCTGCTGGACCAGGGCTACAAGGACATCGGCAGCGAAGCGGGCAAGGTCGACAACGAGCAGCGTGTACATGGCCGCGATGCCCAGGGCCGCGAGGTCAGCGTGACAATCGCCGCGCACGGCTCCAGCACCGGCTTCGCCGCGCTGAAGGACGGCACTGCCGACATCGCTGCCGCCTCGCGGCCAATCAAGGACGCCGAGGCCGCCGGCCTCTCCGCCTCCGGCAATCTGCGCAGCGCCAAGGCCGAGCAGGTGATCGGCATCGACGGCCTGGCGATCATCGTCAACCGCGACAACCCACTGGGCGAGTTGACCACCGACCAGCTCGCCCGCGTGTTTGCCGGCGAAGTGACCACCTGGGAAGCCCTGGGCGGCCGCGGCGGCGCCATCCACCTGTACGCTCGCGACGACAACTCCGGCACCTTCGACACCTTCAAGGAGCTGGTGCTGGCCAGCCACGGCAAGCCCCTGGCGGCAAGCGCGCAGCGCTTCGAATCCAGCGACAAGCTGTCTGCCCAGGTAACCGCCGACCCGCAGGCCATCGGCTTCGTCGGCCTGTCTTCGGTGCTCAAGGCCAAGCCGCTGGCGATCGCCGACGGCGAGTCGCTTGCCATGTTGCCCGCCACCACCAGCATTGCCACCGAGGACTACCCGCTGTCGCGCCGGCTGTTCCTGTACGTCAAACCCACCCAGCACAACGCCTGGGTCGATGCCCTGGTGCAGTTCGTGCAAAGCGATCGCGGCCAGGCGCTGGTCAGCACCAACGGTTTCGTTGGCCAGCGCGTGCAGGCTGTGCGCCTGCAGCCCAAGGCCGGCATGCCCACCGACTATCAGGCGCTGGCACGCGACGCCCAGCGGCTGTCGGTGAACTTCCGCTTCCACGAAGGCAGCGCGACCCTGGACAACAAGGCGCAACGCGACGTCGAACGCCTGGTCGGCTACCTCCAGCAGCACGGCAAGATGAACGGCCAGGCAGTACTGGTCGGCTTCGGCGACGCCAAGCAGGACCCGCAGCGCGCGGTGCTGCTCTCCAAGCTGCGCGCCATGGCGGTGCGCCGCGAGCTGGCCAAAGAAGGCGTGATGTTCCGCTCCATCGAAGGCATGGGCGCGGCGCTGCCGGTGGCGGCCAACGACGATGACGACGGGCGGACCAAGAACCGCCGCGTCGAAGTCTGGGTGTATTGAGCCGCGCTTGACCCGCAACAATCCCGGCGCGGCGCAGCTTGCCTAGACTCAAGGCTGGAGCACCACCTAAGCGGTAGGAACTTGTTACCTTCTGCCGCTTGCCGCGCGACCGCGCTCTGGTATTTTTCCCGCCGTGACGCCGGGCCCCTCTGACGGTCAGCTAGACCGCCATGTCGGAGTCACTTTCGACAACGACATCAGAGAGGGCCCCCACATGGCACCCCTATTGGATTTCCTCAACGCTCCCTTCCTCGGCACCGCCACCTGGTTCTGGCTGGTCTTCCTGGCCATCGTCCTCGTCCTGCTGGTCCTCGACCTCGGCGTGCTGCAACGCGATCACCATGAAATCGGCGTGCGCGAGAGCCTGCTGCTCTCCGCCGGCTACTTCGCCTGCGGCCTGGCCTTCGGCGGCTGGGTCTGGTACGCGTTCGGCGCCACCCATGCCATGGAGTACTACACCGGCTTCCTGGTCGAGCAATCGCTGTCGATGGACAACGTGTTCGTCATGGCGATGATCTTCGGCTTCTTCGGCATCCCCCGCCGCTACCAGCACCAGGTGCTGTTCTGGGGCATCCTCGGCGCCATCGTCATGCGCGCGGTGATGATCGGCCTGGGCGCCGCGCTGGTGCGCGAGTTCGAGTGGGTGATGTACATCTTCGGCGCCTTCCTGCTGTTCAGCGGCGTGAAGATGCTCTTCGCCAAGCACGAGGACGAGCCGGACCTGGCCAACAACCCGGTGCTGCGCTTCCTGCGCAAGCACATCCGGGTCACGCCGCATCTGCATGAACACCACTTCTTCGTTCACCTGCCCGATGCCAACGGCAAGGTGGTTCGCTTCGCCACCCCGCTGTTCCTGGCGCTGATCCTGATCGAGCTGGCCGACGTGGTGTTTGCCGTGGACAGCGTGCCGGCGATCTTCGCCATCACCCAGGACCCGTTCATCGTCTACACCTCGAACATCTTCGCCATCCTCGGCCTGCGCGCCCTGTACTTCTCGCTGGCGGCGATGATCCACCGCTTCGTCTACCTGAAGTACGCCCTGGCCCTGGTGCTGGTGTTCATCGGCATGAAGATTTTTGCGCACGGTCTCATCGGCAAGGTTCCCGCCGCGCTATCGCTTGGGGTAACCTTCGGCCTCCTCGCTGGTGGCATACTGCTTTCACTGCTGAAGACCCGCAAGGAAGGCGAGGAGCCGCTGGAAATCGTCAGCCAGGAGACGCTGCATGCCCAACGAAGTGAGGATCGAAGCCATTGAGCACAAGGGCCGCGCCTGCTGGCAGGTGCGCCTGGGGCATCGTGGCCTGCGCTTCGCCCAGGAGGACCTGGCCCGCGCCTTTGCCGCGCAGCTCTTCGCTCGCCGCCAGTGGCTGAAGGAGCAGAGCGGTCCGTCCGCCGAGTGTCCCTGAACGTCCCCCTTGAATGAAGAAGGCCCGCTGTGATGCGGGCCTTCTTCATTTCTGCCAGGGATCAGCGACCGCTGCGCAGCATTTCCTTGGGCACGTACTTGCCGATCTCGAACTTGCCGATGGCCGCGCGGTGCACTTCGTCCGGGCCGTCGGCCAGGCGCAGGGTGCGCTGCATGGCGTACCAGTAGGCCAGCGGGAAATCGTTGGAGACCCCGGCGCCGCCGTGCATCTGGATGGCGCGGTCGATCACCTGCAGGGCGACGTTGGGCGCCACCACCTTGATCTGCGCGATTTCGCTCTGGGCGATCTTGTTGCCCACGGTGTCCATCATGTACGCGGCATTGAGGGTCAGCAGGCGGGCCTGGTTGATCTCGATGCGCGAGTTGGCGATGTGGTCGATGTTGCCGCCCAGGCGCGCCAGCGGCTTGCCGAAGGCGGTGCGGCTGACGGCGCGCTTGCACATCAGTTCCAGCGCGCGCTCGGCCATGCCGATGGAACGCATGCAGTGGTGGATACGGCCTGGGCCGAGGCGGCCCTGTGCGATCTCGAAGCCGCGGCCTTCGCCGAGCAGAACGTTCTCATAGGGTACGCGCACGTTCTCGAAGAGCACTTCGGCGTGGCCGTGCGGGGCGTCGTCGTAGCCGAACACCGGCAGCGGGCGAAGGATCTTCACGCCGGGGGTGTCGGTGGGCACCAGGATCATCGAGTGCTGCTGGTGGCGCGGCGCGTCCGGGTTGGTCAGGCCCATGAAGATCATGATCTTGCAGCGCGGATCGCAAGCACCGGAGGTCCACCACTTGCGACCGTTGATGACCCACTCGTCACCGTCGCGCACGGCGTTGGCCTGCATGTTGGTGGCGTCGGACGAAGCCACGCCCGGCTCGGTCATGGCGAAGGCCGAGCGGATCTCGCCGGAAAGCAGCGGCTCCAGCCAGGTGCGCTTCTGCTCTTCGCTGCCGTAGCGGACGATGGTTTCCATGTTGCCGGTGTCCGGCGCCGAGCAGTTGAACGGCTCCGCGCCGATCAGCGAGCGGCCCATGATCTCCGCCAGCGGGGCGTATTCCATGTTGGTCAGGCCGGCGCCGTACTCGGATTCGGGCAGGAACAGGTTCCACAGGCCCTCGGCCTTGGCGCGGACCTTGAGGTCTTCCATCACCTGGGTCGGCTGCCAGCGATCGCCTTCGGCCACCTGCTGCTCGAAGACGCTCTCGGCGGGATACACGTAGGCTTCCATGAACGCGGTGACGCGTTCACGCAGGTCCTGGACCTTGGCGGAATAGGCGAAATCCATGGGGGCTACCTTCTGGCAGGGGTTTGTCTTGTGTGTAGGAAGATGCTAGAACAGGCAACACGATTTACCTAGCCTATTATCCGAATCAATGAACATTCATAACCCGCATGATGGTCCGCCATCTCCGGCGCTATGAGCGGCCACAACAATGACAAGCGGAGCCCCGGGATGAACCTCAGCAAGGTCGACCTGAACCTGTTCATCGTCTTCGATGCCATCTACACCGAAGCCAACCTCACCCGAGCCGGACAGATCGTCGGCATCACCCAGCCGGCGGTGTCCAACGCCCTCGCCCGCCTGCGCGAAACCTTCAACGATCCGCTGTTCGTGCGCACCGCCCAGGGCATGGTGCCCACGCCCATGGCGCAGAACATCATCGGCCCGGTGCGCAACGCCCTGCAGCTGCTGCGCGTGTCAGTGCAGGAGAGCCGCACCTTCACCCCGAACCAGGCGAGCAAGACCTATCGCATCAGCATGACCGACCTCATCGAGTCGGTGATCCTGCCGCCGCTGTTCCAGCGCCTGCGCCGCCAGGCGCCGAACGTGCTGATCGAGAGCTTCCTCGCCAAGCGCCGCGAAACCACCAAGGAGCTGGCCGCCGGCCGCCTGGACTTCGCCGTCGACGCGCCGCTGAACACCGACACCCAGGTGCGCCACGTCAAGCTGATGGAAGACCGCTACGTCTGCGCCATGCGCCAGGGCCATCCGCTGGCCAAGGCGAAGCTGAACCTCGACGAATACCTGTCGCTGACCCACATCCAGATCTCCAGCCGTCGCAGCGGCCTCGGCTACATCGACCTGTCGCTGGGCAAGATGGGCCTGCAGCGCAAGATCGCCCTGCGCTCGCAGCACTATCTGATGGCCTCCAACGTGGTGCAGCAGACCGACATGGTGGTGACCGTGCCGGAGCGCTTCGCCCGCCACCACAACCTGCATTTCGTGGAACTGCCGGTCAGCGACGTGCCCAAGCTGGAAACCCACCTCTACTGGCATGAAAGCACCGACCAGGACCCGGCCAACCGCTGGATGCGCGAGCAACTGATCGAGCTGTGCCAGCAGGTCGCCGCGCGCGAGGCGCGAGAGGCGCAGCAGCAACAGCAGGCCTGAGATTCAGGCTCGCAGATGACTCAAGGCCCGCAGATGCGGGCCTTGTTCTTTATGGTCACTGTGAAGCCCGGATCCATGTAGGGCGAATAACCCCGGAGGGGTTATCCGCCGTTTTCGTGCCGGGCGGCGGCGCATAACCGCGAACGCGGTTATGCGCCCTACGAGGGGGGCTTCGCGGATGAATCCGCTCCTACAAGCGGCCTCATCTCCGCGCATGCCGCCGGCATGGCCCGCCCCGCGAAGTGCCTGTCCAACACGGGGAACGGGCCTTGCCCGCGAACGCTTGGCCCGCTCAGAGGCTGCGGGCGATGACCAGGCGCTGGACGTCGCTGGTGCCTTCG is a genomic window of Pseudomonas knackmussii B13 containing:
- a CDS encoding acyl-CoA dehydrogenase, giving the protein MDFAYSAKVQDLRERVTAFMEAYVYPAESVFEQQVAEGDRWQPTQVMEDLKVRAKAEGLWNLFLPESEYGAGLTNMEYAPLAEIMGRSLIGAEPFNCSAPDTGNMETIVRYGSEEQKRTWLEPLLSGEIRSAFAMTEPGVASSDATNMQANAVRDGDEWVINGRKWWTSGACDPRCKIMIFMGLTNPDAPRHQQHSMILVPTDTPGVKILRPLPVFGYDDAPHGHAEVLFENVRVPYENVLLGEGRGFEIAQGRLGPGRIHHCMRSIGMAERALELMCKRAVSRTAFGKPLARLGGNIDHIANSRIEINQARLLTLNAAYMMDTVGNKIAQSEIAQIKVVAPNVALQVIDRAIQMHGGAGVSNDFPLAYWYAMQRTLRLADGPDEVHRAAIGKFEIGKYVPKEMLRSGR
- a CDS encoding TerC family protein, which codes for MAPLLDFLNAPFLGTATWFWLVFLAIVLVLLVLDLGVLQRDHHEIGVRESLLLSAGYFACGLAFGGWVWYAFGATHAMEYYTGFLVEQSLSMDNVFVMAMIFGFFGIPRRYQHQVLFWGILGAIVMRAVMIGLGAALVREFEWVMYIFGAFLLFSGVKMLFAKHEDEPDLANNPVLRFLRKHIRVTPHLHEHHFFVHLPDANGKVVRFATPLFLALILIELADVVFAVDSVPAIFAITQDPFIVYTSNIFAILGLRALYFSLAAMIHRFVYLKYALALVLVFIGMKIFAHGLIGKVPAALSLGVTFGLLAGGILLSLLKTRKEGEEPLEIVSQETLHAQRSEDRSH
- a CDS encoding phosphate ABC transporter substrate-binding/OmpA family protein, with product MSPSSPRRDADAWPITLAWLIIAFVCYALPQHVLAALPPSANGEPVLRIQGSNTIGAHLLPELVKGLLLDQGYKDIGSEAGKVDNEQRVHGRDAQGREVSVTIAAHGSSTGFAALKDGTADIAAASRPIKDAEAAGLSASGNLRSAKAEQVIGIDGLAIIVNRDNPLGELTTDQLARVFAGEVTTWEALGGRGGAIHLYARDDNSGTFDTFKELVLASHGKPLAASAQRFESSDKLSAQVTADPQAIGFVGLSSVLKAKPLAIADGESLAMLPATTSIATEDYPLSRRLFLYVKPTQHNAWVDALVQFVQSDRGQALVSTNGFVGQRVQAVRLQPKAGMPTDYQALARDAQRLSVNFRFHEGSATLDNKAQRDVERLVGYLQQHGKMNGQAVLVGFGDAKQDPQRAVLLSKLRAMAVRRELAKEGVMFRSIEGMGAALPVAANDDDDGRTKNRRVEVWVY
- a CDS encoding LysR family transcriptional regulator; protein product: MNLSKVDLNLFIVFDAIYTEANLTRAGQIVGITQPAVSNALARLRETFNDPLFVRTAQGMVPTPMAQNIIGPVRNALQLLRVSVQESRTFTPNQASKTYRISMTDLIESVILPPLFQRLRRQAPNVLIESFLAKRRETTKELAAGRLDFAVDAPLNTDTQVRHVKLMEDRYVCAMRQGHPLAKAKLNLDEYLSLTHIQISSRRSGLGYIDLSLGKMGLQRKIALRSQHYLMASNVVQQTDMVVTVPERFARHHNLHFVELPVSDVPKLETHLYWHESTDQDPANRWMREQLIELCQQVAAREAREAQQQQQA
- a CDS encoding ATP-binding protein, translated to MDLIRRLCLFSAVLLCSLLQPSAAQELTLNGYSPPLADGWMTTSERDWLQRRGPLHVAVAPAERAPLQMINGDRFEGVSADYLALLLGERVHVRSYPNRQAALDALRRGEADLVAGGSQAEATANGLLRSRSYVTDPPVLVGDEARPGLAARPGGRLAVVAGYLSAAQVRAAYPDSQVQVFDSTLGALDALSLGSVDGVLDDALSVHYLINMNYLFDLRIANFAPVESSGFGFLVREGDERLRDLLDHGLSRVGTLRREEILRRWSAGERLRLEGLQVGLTPRERQWLDAHPRVPVVVNRFTGVLAQVDADGHVGGILRDYLDLLGQRSGLHFDYVAVDDYNQMAETFATGQALLTPAVTPGIDGVDLLPPYLRASVVLAVATGEQDIHSLADMPGRRLSSAAGSAFNQMLRERYPQVPLVEATNQHESLRNVAEGRADAAIGSLFSIRPMIAGEFHRQLRLAGILEDLSTPFSIGVLKGQAELHSILEKAQLTVDPEELSAIVERWGARQNTPVSFWQMHRQLLLRIVAGAGLLIVLSLVWGFYLLRQVRRRRRAERRLSGQLTLLSELIEAIPNPVYHLDHEGRLSLCNRAMLELFDCRLEDCQGRAIDELGWFAEDEAANLMQEYRQLVASGRLPLAGDRPLRLVGRELFAYRWAVAQRDAGGRVQGVIGGWVDLTERHRLMRELESERKRADAASAAKSQFLSAMSHEIRTPMNAIIGLQELALEKARDGQIDLGSLEVAQDAARTLLMLIGNVLDMARIESGRIDSTPSPVQLLRQIEGSVSLFLGLAQQKGLHLELVAGAGLEHWVLLDALRFKQVLFNLLNNAIKFTELGGVTLRASARQEGERLDLLIEVSDTGIGISTADQARLFRPFAQVERPAQQEGTGLGLHISRRLVELMGGRLELHSELGQGSRFSIRLPLALSAAPEELPEQAGLAPARRSLQVLAVDDHPANRLVFRQQLEHLGHRATLAAGGQQAWELWCAGHFDAVLTDCRMSGGDGYELSRRIREHEQRSGGPRCLIVGATANAWEEETQRCLEAGMDTVLFKPLTLEALRQALVEAGCEEASGTHGNEPQTAAAIFELEALFGADAQHSDAACEFVRTLLEANEQDIAQLRELWWGARWSELGELAHRLAGVAAVICAQRAEASCRALQGLCEEREGDASFDAAVEAVEVALGELQAGLRQWLAQAQG